In Ilumatobacter fluminis, the following proteins share a genomic window:
- a CDS encoding HelD family protein — translation MTQHHPDLPDEQAYVDHAYDCLEQSKQAAWQLRDLNEADLGGTFQARFERNAFDEALLKRLTDLDLGNAALVFGRIDRHATDDAGAPTDELESFHIGRLAVADPNAEPVVIDWRAPVAEPFYRATGREPMGLARRRHFAVEGRKLLGIEDELFGDGHLGLGHDEGLAESSGGAANLRGYSTLIASLERGRTGTLGDIVATIQGEQDEIIRSPQAGVLVVQGGPGTGKTVVALHRAAYLLYTHRFPLEDQGVLVIGPNRVFLKYIEQVLPSLGEAGIDQVTLADLVPGVRFATRDEATDSTLAQKIKGDARMSDVIDHAVNDRERPLRDDLVVPYGAGYVRLRAEESARIVKQARRRFRRHNAARRWVEGEFYNALADSSRADVSPRQVRGEIRSLPEVREALDRMWPVLTPAQLLHDLFGSMALLRLAAGDVFAEHEYKALHRARSEHVDDVRWTPADVALLDDAREVLGPKPGKGGKIDEADEIRTFGHIVIDEVQDLTPMQLKMATRRSLNGSMTVVGDIAQATGPLAPDRWEDVLEYLPDRKPPRVIGLSVGYRIPSQIMTLANRVMRAATPGLRAPESVRVGDAEPRIEQVASRNDGVVTEVERLRAELPTASIAIVAPDDLCDDLSEALVLAGHPHGRAATAGLDQLLTVVPVSVVKGLELDAVIVVEPARIVSDQEHGLRALYVALTRPTQRLSIVHTDGLPASLT, via the coding sequence ATGACGCAACACCATCCTGATCTTCCCGACGAGCAGGCGTACGTCGACCATGCGTACGACTGTCTCGAACAGAGCAAGCAGGCTGCCTGGCAGCTGCGGGACCTGAACGAGGCCGACCTCGGCGGCACGTTCCAGGCCCGGTTCGAGCGCAATGCGTTCGACGAGGCCCTGCTCAAGCGACTGACCGATCTCGACCTCGGCAATGCCGCACTGGTCTTCGGTCGGATCGACCGTCACGCCACCGACGACGCCGGTGCCCCGACCGACGAACTCGAGTCGTTCCACATCGGGCGCCTCGCCGTGGCCGACCCGAACGCCGAACCGGTCGTGATCGACTGGCGGGCCCCGGTCGCCGAACCGTTCTACCGCGCCACCGGCCGTGAGCCGATGGGCCTCGCCAGGCGTCGGCACTTCGCCGTCGAGGGACGCAAGCTGCTGGGGATCGAGGACGAGCTCTTCGGCGACGGGCACCTCGGCCTCGGCCACGACGAGGGCCTCGCGGAATCGTCCGGCGGCGCCGCCAACCTGCGGGGCTACAGCACGCTGATCGCGTCACTCGAGCGCGGCCGTACCGGCACGCTCGGCGACATCGTCGCCACCATCCAGGGCGAGCAGGACGAGATCATCCGATCGCCACAGGCCGGCGTCCTCGTCGTGCAGGGTGGTCCCGGCACGGGCAAGACGGTCGTGGCGCTCCACCGAGCCGCCTACCTGCTGTACACCCACCGGTTCCCGCTCGAAGACCAGGGCGTCCTCGTGATCGGGCCGAACCGCGTGTTCCTCAAGTACATCGAGCAGGTCCTGCCGAGCCTCGGCGAGGCCGGGATCGACCAGGTCACCCTCGCCGACCTCGTGCCGGGCGTGCGGTTCGCGACCCGCGACGAGGCGACCGACTCGACGCTCGCCCAGAAGATCAAGGGCGACGCTCGCATGAGCGACGTCATCGACCATGCCGTCAACGATCGTGAGCGCCCGCTGCGCGACGACCTCGTCGTGCCCTACGGCGCCGGCTACGTCCGGCTCCGTGCCGAGGAGTCGGCCCGGATCGTCAAGCAGGCACGCCGCCGGTTCCGTCGTCACAACGCGGCGCGGCGCTGGGTCGAGGGCGAGTTCTACAACGCGCTCGCCGATTCGTCCCGTGCCGACGTCTCGCCCCGGCAGGTCCGTGGCGAGATCCGCTCGCTGCCCGAGGTCCGCGAGGCGCTCGACCGGATGTGGCCGGTCCTGACGCCCGCCCAACTGTTGCACGACCTCTTCGGGTCGATGGCGCTGTTGCGACTCGCCGCCGGCGACGTGTTCGCCGAGCACGAGTACAAGGCGCTGCACCGTGCACGCAGCGAGCACGTCGACGATGTGCGCTGGACGCCGGCCGACGTGGCCTTGCTCGACGACGCTCGCGAGGTGCTCGGCCCGAAGCCCGGCAAGGGCGGCAAGATCGACGAGGCGGACGAGATCCGCACGTTCGGGCACATCGTCATCGACGAGGTCCAGGACCTCACGCCGATGCAGCTCAAGATGGCGACGCGTCGTTCGCTCAACGGGTCGATGACGGTCGTCGGCGACATCGCCCAGGCGACGGGCCCGCTGGCACCCGATCGCTGGGAGGACGTGCTCGAGTACCTGCCCGACCGCAAGCCGCCTCGCGTCATCGGTCTCTCCGTCGGTTACCGCATCCCGTCGCAGATCATGACGCTCGCCAACCGGGTGATGCGTGCGGCGACGCCGGGTCTGCGTGCGCCCGAGTCGGTGCGGGTCGGCGACGCCGAACCTCGGATCGAGCAGGTGGCGTCACGCAACGACGGTGTGGTCACCGAGGTCGAGCGGTTGCGCGCCGAGCTGCCCACGGCCTCGATCGCGATCGTGGCCCCCGACGACCTGTGCGACGATCTGTCCGAGGCGCTCGTCCTGGCCGGGCACCCGCACGGCCGCGCGGCGACCGCCGGACTCGATCAGCTGCTGACCGTGGTGCCGGTGAGCGTCGTGAAGGGTCTCGAGCTCGACGCCGTCATCGTCGTCGAGCCGGCGCGGATCGTCAGCGATCAGGAGCACGGCCTCCGAGCCCTCTACGTGGCCCTGACCCGCCCCACCCAGCGACTCTCGATCGTCCACACCGACGGCCTCCCCGCTTCCCTCACCTGA